Genomic DNA from Brassica rapa cultivar Chiifu-401-42 chromosome A04, CAAS_Brap_v3.01, whole genome shotgun sequence:
AAGATGGAAGGTGAAGCTTCGGTCTCCAAGGTACTCCACTCAGCTTTTTCATTGTGTTCAACAGAGTATACTTTCTCAGCCTCTCCCTTCAATCCCACCTACAATGAAACCCCAAACATTCAAATGCTTCCACAATCAGATTTTAGATAAAGCGAGAGAAAGTAAAAAGAATCCACAAAGTTCATCTGTTTTAGTTCTCTTATAGAAATCGTATACACTGTAACTACACCTGATAGGTCCAAGAAGATTTTGAGAGGTCCACATCTCCATTTTTGAAGCCAGTAAGCTTTGCTTTGCCTCTAAAACCTGCTCCATCCTTCTCCAAGAAAGCACCGTAATTCTATGCCATGAAATCGAAAATGATCACAGTTAGCTGTAAGAAGAAaagtaaaagaagaaaatagGTAGTAGAATTTTTACCTGTAAACCAACTGTTTGAGTCAAGAGAAGTAAATCATTGTTACCCTGCACAAAAAGTACAGGCTGCACTGCCTTCACCCAGTGGCCAACAATACTGCCTTTACTTCCATTCAGCAGGAGAACAAAGTTAGTGAACATGACCGACAATaactcccaagactttgcactTCATGAAACCAATGTAACCCTCTTGTAAGGATATACACAAAAGCGGTACCGTACACAGACGCAATACGGGACCAGTCCATTTGTAAAATGACGGATATGCATAAGAAGCAAGAGAAAGTTATGTAAATTACCTGAGAGTTGTTTGTTTACAAACACACGCAACACATCCCTCATGCTATCAACTGACAGTGTTGGGTTAGCTCCATTTTTCTTCCAGAACGAGATATCATCCTCAGTTACGCTTATTCTACATTGGTTGAGAAGAAGGAAAGCTATTACCGCTAAAAAGACAAAGAACTagtaaatattatagatttcaCAGTATTAAACTCCTCTATAATAATGAACTGTCAAGAGCATAACAGtcaaattttaatgtaaaagcTTCTTGAAATGATTGTTGTTAGTTTAGATCATGAAATAGATAACAACGCATAGCTACCTTGTCTTATGCCACAGGTAATCAGACTGGTCTTTTGTGACATTCAAATGCTCCAATAATCCTTGGGTAGTGAAATTGTTTTCACCCCATATGCCAATAGGCTCTTTCAGAGCCATCCATGATTTTGAGATGTAAGAAGCATTATCCTGCCTCGCGACTTTTTGCAGTATAGACAAACTACCTAAAGGAGGCCCTGCAGATTCAACTGTTTTAACAGAAGTTTGTGCTCCTACCTGTTCAAGAACATACAGAAAACGAGAATCTCAAGAAACATCTTGGAAGACTAAAAAACGGAAACAACTATCTGAAGCAAATTAAAAGCCAGTTGCCTGATTAAGACAGAAACGTCAAGTTCAATAAATAAGATATTTGGGCAGTTTCCAAAAGGTCTTAATGGAACATCAGAAACAGAACTAGTCCTTCTAAGTGTTTTCACAGTGACAGCTctatttttaagatttcataCAGCAAGCAGTATTCTGCAATAAAGAAGGATATAAGTGAATGTTCCTTCGGAAGTGAATATCAAACCTTGGCAGTGTTGTAGGCCACATGTCGACAGTCTGGCAATATACTAACTGACCAAGGTGGTAAAGTATATGATTGGCCATTAAATTTCACATATGCGGTTTTATGCTCATCAATGTTTGCGAGAAATGCAGCGCACACCTTTCCTCCAGTCTCACCATCTCCATGATAAACGTGTGCCTGGACATTGCGTTATTTTACAAGTAAGAATCCGGAATCTTcagcatatataatatataaattcataAATAGCAATTGAAGACTATACTTGGATCATAACCAAGTAAAACTTTTGAAACCTATCTAACAGCACTGGTCTATTATAACTTAGAAAAAGAGAGAACTATATGCAAAAAGCATTTGAGAGTAGTAGCATACCTCTTGATTTGATCCCAGTTTTTTATACTGAGGTGCATCTGCCGCAACAAGGGCAGGTTCAGAAAGTTTTATGGCAGCATGAAGATCCTTTAGATGCCCCCACTTTGGCTCGCTCCTCAGACCTTAGTATAGGACAAACATAATCTCATTAGATAAATAAGTAACTATATTTTTCTTAGGAATCTGCGTTCCTGTTAGTCTTAGCTTGAACCCACCATATTCATCAAGAGGAGCATCATAATCGTAGCTGGTAATGTAGAAAGGACCACCAGAAGTTCGACCAAAGTTTGTTCCACCAAAATACTGCAACAGTAAAACAGGCTCAATGATATATGCAGCACAAACAGGTTGAGAACAGGGAATGTTTATCACAGGCATTATATAATCAAGTTGGGCAAAGacaatttattaattatctCCTACATAGCTCGCCTTTGAGGGTTCTAAGGGAGTGATGTAAAGTAAATACTATGGCTTACTAGAACCTAGTTTCTCAACTGAAGGAAAAAGCTTGTGGAACTAATCATCGTTGATTTTGAATCTCATTCGGAATCAGCTGCAAAGAAATATCAATCAGCAAGACGATGATGCAAATGAACTTGGACAGGAAAagagaaataaattaaaaatctagTGTGTTGGTGTGTACCATGTAATAGTTTTGAAAGCTTCCTCCGCGCTGATAAAATCTTGCGACTGCAAATGCAAGATCTTCAGCAGGTCTGTGAGGCAAACTTCCACCCCATTTCGTGTACCTTCAAAAATCCAACCTAACATATTCAATCCAAATAAGGAAAATTGTCTGAAACAAACTAAAGCCAACTGTAACATTGGCCTTGAAACAAAAACTTCAAGGAGACACACTTCTTTGAAAAGAGCaaaactttgtcagaagactgcATGACAGAAAAAAACATACCATCCATCCCAATCCTCTGTCCAAAGTACTGGCTTGGTCTTCGAATTTGGTTTAAAACCATCACAATAGTATCCATTGCATGCATCAAGCTAAAGAAAAGGAGATTAATAGACGTCATTAGGAATACTTCTTACAGGGAACTAAAACATATGTGCAGCATCTTTTCTTATTAAGAAACATAAAGGACTCTTTTCAAATACAAGTGATCATTCATTCCTAACAGAAACATAAAtcctttaaaaagaaaaactggTTCAGGACCTATTATCAGTGCCTGAAGGTCGGTAAACACTGGGCATCTCAGCTATACTTTAAGAAGTAAATCTCTATATAAAGTTATCAGACTGGTGACAGGCTAAGCTACAAGATAAGTGAGGGTCATCTTAATCCAGAAAAAGTCAAGTTCGCAACATTACAATATTCTCCGGAGCATCTGTTTGCTTGCACATAACCCAAGGAACTCCAGCACCAAGCCCTAGCGCCATACTAGCAGCCCATTTGACGTAATCCTTTCCCTTCTGCCCATATGATTTCTCAACATCCCCATATTCATTCTCAATCtgtgcccaaaaaaaaaacatttatatctcGATAAGTCAATGCGAGAGAATGTCACCAACATAAGCATCATCATAGCCTTTATAGCAAGAgtacaaaaggaaaaaaagctCAGTCCTCTGGAAATAAGGTTCAGAAAATACAAAAACACTCATAAGACCTGAAGCATGATTACAGGACCGCCTTGCCAACAGAACAACTCTGCTTCTCGCATCAGATCCACAATCTTCCTCACAAACTTCTGCATCTCCTTCTGCAAAACATCAAACAGAAACATATGATTATAACCAAAAGCTAAAACAGACTCTAAGAAAAGGAAAATGTACCTTGAAAGGCTCATTGTCTGTTCGAAACTCTATGCCAGGGACATCACGCAACCACACTGGGAACCCTCTAACAACAATCAAAAgcgaaaaaaataaagagagctgaataaaaaaaaagagacacaAGCACTTGTGAGAAGACAATACCCAAAGTTCCACTCAGCACAAACGTAAGGACCAATGCGTAGATGGAGATAGAGACCACTCGATCCAACAAGCTTCACAAACTTAACAAGGTCGTATCTTCCTTCAAAGTTATACTGAACACCACATTATCAAAGTTTCCACCTTTAACCTCACATACATAGAGATAGAGAGAagacacagagagagagagagatataattTAACAAACCTGACCCTTAACAGGCTCGTGCCCACTCCAAAACACATAAGTTTGAACCACGTCAGCACCTCCTTCTTTGCTCTTTGCTATGAGGTCAGGCCACATCTGAAAAATCCAAtttcaataatttaatcaaaatgaTCACAACAATTAGCAACCAATCAGATAGTTTACTTGAGGAGTGGCGCGAGGGTAGTGAACTCCGGCGGAGACTAACATGCGCCGTTTCCCGGCGACGATTAGAGCCCTGTGGTCGTAGCTGACATTGAACGGTTTGAAGAAACTTCCCGAGACTATCGGGAGAAGCAAGAGTAAAGCTGTAATCGGTGGTGGTATCCTCCACTGAAGAGAAGCCTTTCGTGTTGACTCAGCCATTGAAGTGAAGCTCATCAAAGTccacagattttttttttatgtaaacaAGAAGACGATGTTCCAGttgtattaattatttttttaatacccATGTGTTTCTAATAAATGCTAAAATATCCCCAGAAGTATATAAAAATGCAATAAACCCCCCAGTATACAGTTAATAAAGGACAGAACCTACGGCGTCGTTTTGAGGAAATAGTGTAACTGTCTCAGATCCTACGGCGTCGTTTTGAGGAAGTAGTGTAACTGTCTCAGATCCTACGGCGTCGTTTTAAATCTATCTGAGAGTATAGTTTACTTTGGACATACGGAAGCTTCTTTACTTTCCTTTGTTTGTTGTGGTCTCTAGTCTCTGACTCTCTAAGTCTCTATACAATATATCATAGACATGACACTCTCTTGCTTTTCAAAATCGAGAGTGAAACCGAAGCTAGTTATTTGCCTCTTTCTTACATTCCAACCTTTACATCCTCTAAGAAAGGTTAACTTGAAGTACGAAGATGGTGAATGTCACAACTGTAATGGATCAGGAGATCTTTTGAACGAACTTAACTTTAACATGTAGCATTAGTTTGATACTTTTCCACTACCACATTTATTAGGACCGGACCGGCCGGTCTACAAAACTCATCCCGGAGAACATAACTAAACGATATTTATTTCTCTGACTCCACCATTAATGAATGATCTAAGAAGTAAAATCCCACATTGGAATAGGTAGTCTCGATCATATTATCTAATACGAACATTAATTTATTATGTGAAAATTAAATGACGGATAAATGCTAGTAAAACGATTGGAATATTTTggaataattaatttattaaagatttGAGCAAGGTATTAGaataatctttttaaaacagCGCGGTTCGGGATGGTTACATCGTTTTAGAAGATACTTTGAAGAGACTTTTTTTGGTCTTTTGTCAAACTTCAAACATTTTCTTCTTCATTACTTGAAAAAAGGTCTTGAAAATACATTTGATTTCTTCATTGAAACTATATCAAACTTTATTTCAGTAAAAAACTATATCAAAAGTTGTTTCCTTATTTTGTTGTATCGTTTGGAATTGgatttccaaaaataaaatcaacGGTGATATAACCTCAATGCATTATGTTGCTTATTGTCGCGTTAATGACTACAAAATGTGGTGAATAAATGACGTAGTTGAAGGCCTAAAAAGGGCAGTAGATGAATATTACAGATGTGTGCTACCAAAGAAGATTGGAATAATTATACTATTTAACTTTTGAGCAAGGTATTAGAATAATCTTTCAAAAAGTAAAATGCATTTCGTGCTTTGTACTGGAAAAAGACGCTTGacaaattcataaatattaCTAATAGTATAAGTATTTTGAAAACTAAAGAaaattttgaaggaaaaaaattacattgaGCTAAAAAGTGAAACAAGTACTATAAAGTAAAATGACAGAGACAATGGcttgtttctatttctaaaGAATCTACAAGCTTTTCTTTGAAAGGTGTGCGTATAATAAATAAGTATGATCTCATATTCAAAACGTGAACTTAACATTAACAAAAACTAGTTTGATGATGAATTTGACAAACAATACCATAACTACCATATAGTCTCGTGCACAGCGTGTTATTCTTCGTGTTATTCACAAACGACGTTTTCCAGTATTACGTGATATATAGATACGCAAAGACATATTACACGCTAATTATATATGGAGTTGATGGTGCTTTTTATATGATAATGGGGTTTCTTGCAAAGCTGAGCGAGGtgacaaatttatttttagaaaacccTTTTTAGCAAATGATGAATAGAAAAGTACTATAACACTTGTCCAATAACCAAACCAAAGAAGTCTCACAAGATATGAAATGGTTTGGTACGATTTTGGTTTCATCAATCtaattctaaataaaaataaaaaaatctaattgaACTAAAAATTTGTTATTTAGTTTGATTTTCTGTGTGTGTGTTGGACTGGaatttgcatatatatatgttaaaatatttatcattaaaggtaaacattttatatatatagaaagaaTACAATACTAAAACTTCTTCAATAGCCAAACCAATGATGTCGCACAAAATATGAGTGTAACAGAAGTAAAATATCACGAATTCCCTTTCACTTACACGTCAGTTGAAGCTTCCTTTCTATAAATAGAAGACTCCCTGGAAGTAGAGGAACCATAACAACTCACTAATAACGTTCACAAGAAAACCACTCATATCTATAATGACTACTACCCTAACTCTTTTGTTAGGGTTTTTAGCCCTATTGAGTACCCTTAGCTTCAACGCTGAAGCTAGGCCTCAACCAAGTGATGAGGATCTCGGTATCGTCATTGGACCTCACACTACTTTCGAAGACGACCTTGGCATCGTAATTGGACCGGAAGAGAGCGAAGACATACAGCAGGTCAACCTAGATGATGAAGACTTGGGCACCATCATTGGACCCGAGTTTGAAGTCCACAAGAGTGATTTCCCTGACGATTTCATCTTTGGAACATCCGTTTCCGCATATCAGGTCAATATACATTAATTAGATATTATTATACACATTATATTCACATACATTGTAACATAGATAAAATAATTCTATCATTTTTATTGGTTTCGGTTTTAGGTTGAAGGTGCTAAAAAGGGATCAGGGAGAGGCTTGACAACATGGGATGAATTTACACACATGTTTCCTGGTATAAATTACATTTATTTGTTCTTCTGTTACTTATAAAGTGATTATGAATTTGGACTCTAttctacaaaaattaaaatatatcatcGTTGATTTGGTATCTTCAAGACAAGGTTGAACAACGTAGTGATGGAGATGTCGGAGTCGACTTCTATACTCGTTACAAGGTACGTCACTGTTTACAGTgcgtttatattttattgaataACTTTGGTTTCATAAAATACATATTGAAAATACTGCGTGGGATGTGGTATTATAGGATGATATAAAATTAATGAAGGAGTTGAAAACGAATGGGTTCAGATTCTCAATCTCATGGACCAGAGTCTTGCCTTGTAAGTCCATCACACTAGTTCTTGTaattaatcaatcaaaccacatatttttctaatctaAAATCTATATTGCAATAAGTAAagaatcttaattttttttaactcacatatttgtgtatatatgttaattttcagATGGATCAATTGAGAAAGGTGTCAACGAGGAGGGGGTGAAGTTCTACGACGATCTTATAAATGCACTTATAGCTGATGGTAATCATCTTATTACTTATGATCCATTTTCATGTATATCTTGAATGTTTTCACCTAATTGTTTCAACATGATTTGTAATAATAATTGACAGGCATTCAGCCAGCGATTACTCTATTTCACTGGGAATCTCCACTTGCTCTAGAAATGAAATACGGAGGTTTTCTAAGCGAACAGATTGTGTAAGTAAATATGTCTATAAGAATTTTTTAGGATTTCTAAATCATTCTTCTTTCTATAAAGTTATTTTGAATAACCTTTAATGTAGTGAGGATTTCCGGAAGTTTGCAAAGTTCTGCTTCGATAAATTTGGAGATAGGGTTAAGAACTGGGCAACATTTAACGAGCCATCGGTATATAGTGTTGCGGGTTATTCAAAAGGTAAGAAAGCGCCAGGACGGTGCTCTCCATTTGAAGTCATCAAATGCCCCTCAGGAGATTCATCCGAAGAGCCTTACAGAGTTGGTCGTAACCAAATTCTTTCTCATGTTGCTGCTGTTGAAGAATTCCGAAAATGTAAAAAGGTTATTGTTagaaattttcatataaataaccaTAACCTTAAACCATAAACTCTGTATTATATAATTGTTCGAGTTCATTTATTtgttatgttaaaaatatatatagtgcCAAGAGGGAGGAGGGAAAATTGGAATAGTGTTGGTGTCTCACTGGTTCGAGCCTAAAGATCCAAACTCAAGTAAAGATGTCGAGGCAGCAAGACGTTCCCTCGAGTACCAACTCGGCTGGTGAGTTGTTGTTTTTATAAtgtttgattatatatataagaagtgATATCTAATCCTTTTGAGCTACGTGTGGACAGGTTTCTTCGCCCTCTCGTGTATGGACAGTATCCAAAGGAGATGCTAGAAGGTACCACAAGCCGAGTGGAAGCATTTACACCAGAAGAATCTAAGAGACTAAGAGGCTCTTTGGACTACGTCGGGATAAATTACTATGGAGCATTCTTTTCTACTCCACTCACTAATGTTAATTCATCGCAGATTACTTATCATTCCGACATGCGTGTAAACTGGACAGGTGCTTATATAATAGTTGAATAATTAACatatgtttcatttttttttaaataatgatatctttgcttcttcttcgttttcgtAGTTGACCAAAACCATTCACCACATCTCAAGGTACTCCGAATAACAACTCCTAGAACATGTGTGCATTTTTTTCCATATCAACATACATTATACAAAAACATAGGTAATGTATAGAGTATATATGTTCACTGGAACaaaatttataagaattttGTTAAATTCTATCTACTGGTTTTATATTGCTAGTAGAATATTTCAGCTGCAAATGATTCTATTTTTCATTCTTCGACCAATACAATTTATCAGTTACGTAcagcctatatatatatattgtttaatttgCAGTCAACAGCAATGGGTATAGTAATATATCCAGCGGGTTTGATGAATCTGATGAGACATATCAAAGATGAATACATGGATCCAGAGATTTACATTATGGAGAATGGTAACCAATTAGcagtatacaaatatattaatatatgtttgcaaaatatgtgtgtgtgtactTAGTACGATGATATGATGGTATTTGTTAAATTTACTTGGTAGGGATGGACGAGCTCGACGATGGGACCAAGACCTTAGTGGAAGCCTTAAACGACTACGGGAGAAAAGAGTTCATCAAGAGTCACATCTTAATTATGGGCAAAGCCATCAGGTATACCACTAACTTAATACTCTAacttcattattttttataattgtgATAGTTCACCAACGTATCTTTGGCCCTTTTCTTACATTTATAATTAACTGAGTTTGTCCGAATCAaagatatatatgaaaatgatgTTGATGGATTGTTCGCAGGATGTACAATGTGAGACTGAAGGGTTACTTTATATGGTCGTTAATGGACAACTTCGAGTGGGAGAAAGGATATAAAATCAGGTTTGGGCTGTACCATGTCGATTTCAATGACAACATGAAACGATATATGAGGTCATCTGGGAAATGGCTAAGCGAGTTTCTTGATTCAAAAGAGTCTCTGCATAAATGCTACTTCGAGGGCCATCGTGAGAAAGGATATGCTCCCAAGCTGTCTGACAGGGAGATATATGATCGTGACAACTGGCGTATCAGATACACGAGCGATGTTATGTGAAAAATAGTGAAAGTATGATATGATCATCGATATGCAGTATGCTCAAAATAGTAAGAATAAGATATGAGATGgtcttatttatgttttaaatgtaTGTGTGATTTTATGTGAAGTGTTTTATCAGTGTTTGTATGCACATGCTAATAATGAATAAGAATATTAATTAgctaatgttttcttttaaactaCGGAAACCTCATACGCTTTCTTATGTTTAGtcttcttctcaatatgcataGAAATTAACTAGCATCTAGTGCTTGTGAGATGACCTGTGTTAAATAGAGTATTATGACTTTTTTTGTCTTGGAATCATGAGGACGTAGGAGTGTTAATCCATTGATTACTTGCGGCTTATAAAGAACTTGAGTCAACCAAATCTATTTCTTGAATATTAATCATCCCATCTTGAAATTTTAGAGTGGAGTCTGTACATTGGCACATAACATAACCACATAAGGAAACTACAAGGTACATTCAGGCCTATGTGTAAACGTTTAAAGAAAACGACATTctactaaaaaaattaagagaatcATGGGATGTTAAATGACTTAAAACATGGAAGGTTGAATGACAAAAATGACTAGAATCGCATGGTTCAGATCACAATTTCTCTCATTAAAGGAaggaaaa
This window encodes:
- the LOC103865231 gene encoding beta-galactosidase 9, which encodes MSFTSMAESTRKASLQWRIPPPITALLLLLPIVSGSFFKPFNVSYDHRALIVAGKRRMLVSAGVHYPRATPQMWPDLIAKSKEGGADVVQTYVFWSGHEPVKGQYNFEGRYDLVKFVKLVGSSGLYLHLRIGPYVCAEWNFGGFPVWLRDVPGIEFRTDNEPFKKEMQKFVRKIVDLMREAELFCWQGGPVIMLQIENEYGDVEKSYGQKGKDYVKWAASMALGLGAGVPWVMCKQTDAPENILDACNGYYCDGFKPNSKTKPVLWTEDWDGWYTKWGGSLPHRPAEDLAFAVARFYQRGGSFQNYYMYFGGTNFGRTSGGPFYITSYDYDAPLDEYGLRSEPKWGHLKDLHAAIKLSEPALVAADAPQYKKLGSNQEAHVYHGDGETGGKVCAAFLANIDEHKTAYVKFNGQSYTLPPWSVSILPDCRHVAYNTAKVGAQTSVKTVESAGPPLGSLSILQKVARQDNASYISKSWMALKEPIGIWGENNFTTQGLLEHLNVTKDQSDYLWHKTRISVTEDDISFWKKNGANPTLSVDSMRDVLRVFVNKQLSGSIVGHWVKAVQPVLFVQGNNDLLLLTQTVGLQNYGAFLEKDGAGFRGKAKLTGFKNGDVDLSKSSWTYQVGLKGEAEKVYSVEHNEKAEWSTLETEASPSIFMWYKTYFNTPDGTDPVVLDLGSMGKGQAWVNGHHIGRYWSIIAQKDGCDKTCDYRGAYHSDKCTTNCGKPTQTRYHVPRSWLKPDSNLLVLFEETGGNPFKISVKTVTAGILCGQVSESHYPPLRKWSTPGFMNGTMSINSVAPEMHLHCEEGHVISSIEFASYGTPRGSCDKFSTGKCHASKSLSIVSEACKGRNSCFIEVSNAAFQSDPCKGTLKTLVVMARCSPSQDTSETASD
- the LOC103865232 gene encoding beta-glucosidase 33 produces the protein MTTTLTLLLGFLALLSTLSFNAEARPQPSDEDLGIVIGPHTTFEDDLGIVIGPEESEDIQQVNLDDEDLGTIIGPEFEVHKSDFPDDFIFGTSVSAYQVEGAKKGSGRGLTTWDEFTHMFPDKVEQRSDGDVGVDFYTRYKDDIKLMKELKTNGFRFSISWTRVLPYGSIEKGVNEEGVKFYDDLINALIADGIQPAITLFHWESPLALEMKYGGFLSEQIVEDFRKFAKFCFDKFGDRVKNWATFNEPSVYSVAGYSKGKKAPGRCSPFEVIKCPSGDSSEEPYRVGRNQILSHVAAVEEFRKCKKCQEGGGKIGIVLVSHWFEPKDPNSSKDVEAARRSLEYQLGWFLRPLVYGQYPKEMLEGTTSRVEAFTPEESKRLRGSLDYVGINYYGAFFSTPLTNVNSSQITYHSDMRVNWTVDQNHSPHLKSTAMGIVIYPAGLMNLMRHIKDEYMDPEIYIMENGMDELDDGTKTLVEALNDYGRKEFIKSHILIMGKAIRMYNVRLKGYFIWSLMDNFEWEKGYKIRFGLYHVDFNDNMKRYMRSSGKWLSEFLDSKESLHKCYFEGHREKGYAPKLSDREIYDRDNWRIRYTSDVM